The Aeoliella mucimassa genome includes the window GAATCTCGACGACTGGCGCGAGCTGCTCCATCGGCTGCGTCATCCCGATCACGAAATTCACGTCGCCGTGGTCGGCAAGTACGCCGAGCATGCAGACGCTTACAAGTCGATTTACGAGTCGCTCGATCACGCCGGCATTGCCAACAAAGCTCGTGTTCGCATCTCACGAATTCGCAGTGAAGAGATCGAAGCCGAGGGCCCCGAACGACTGCTGAGCAGCTGCGACGCGGTGCTCGTGCCTGGCGGTTTCGGCGAGCGTGGCATAGAGGGCAAAGTCGATGCGATTCGCTACGCACGCGAGCGCGGCATCCCGTTTTTCGGCATCTGCCTCGGTATGCAGTGTGCGGTCGTGGAGTACGCTCGCAACGTCTGCAACCTCGATGGAGCCCACAGCACCGAGTTCGACAAAGACACCGAGCATCCTGTTATTTGTCTGCTCGACGAGCAACGAACCGTCACCGAGAAGGGTGGCACCATGCGACTCGGCGCTCAGCCAACCACGCTGGCCGAAGGCAGCAAAGCGGCCACTTGTTATGGCACTAGCGATATCTCCGAGCGGCATCGGCATCGCTACGAGTTCAACAACGCGTATCGCACGCAATTCACCAGCCATGGGTTCCTGTTCGCCGGTACCAGCCCCGATGGCGAGCTGGTCGAGGTGATTGAAATTCCCGATCACCCCTGGTTCGTCGCAGTGCAATACCATCCGGAGTTCAAGAGCAAGCCAACGGCCGCCCAACCGTTGTTCGCTGGCTTCATCGCCGCAGCAGTCGACCACCGTGTTGCCCGCCGTGAGAAGAAGCGAGCCGAGCAAGCGGATCAATCGCCGGGCGAAAGTTCGCCCGCATCGAGCGGGTCGTAAGCCGCTCGACGCGCTGTTTTATTCACTCCTGTCGCAACCCCGTTATCCCTTTTACTATCAGAACGATGTCTGAAGAAAAGAAAATCATCATCGACGAAGATTGGAAGTCGCAAGTCGAAGCCGAAAAGGCGGCTGCCAAGTCGACCAAGCCAGAAGAGTCCCCCCCAGCCGACGAGCAGGCGTTTCCCACGGATCCGCCGATGCCGCCCGCTTCGTTCACCATCCTGATTTCGACGCTGGCCACCGAAGCGATGATGGCCCTTGGTCAGATGC containing:
- a CDS encoding CTP synthase; the encoded protein is MAKHIFVTGGVVSSLGKGLTSASIGMLLEKRGLRVRMQKLDPYINVDPGTMSPYQHGEVYVLDDGSETDLDLGHYERFTNSPLNHYSNYTTGQIYLKVINKERRGEFLGKTVQVIPHVTNEIKNVIKRIAEPIENEPEADVVITEIGGTVGDIESLPFLEAIRQFPIDVGKENCLFIHLTLVPYLKAAKELKTKPTQHSVNQLREIGIQPDVLVCRTEQPMSRDDCEKIALFCNVPANAVIEERDKDFSIYEVPLSLVDNKLDSLICDRLGLTTREPNLDDWRELLHRLRHPDHEIHVAVVGKYAEHADAYKSIYESLDHAGIANKARVRISRIRSEEIEAEGPERLLSSCDAVLVPGGFGERGIEGKVDAIRYARERGIPFFGICLGMQCAVVEYARNVCNLDGAHSTEFDKDTEHPVICLLDEQRTVTEKGGTMRLGAQPTTLAEGSKAATCYGTSDISERHRHRYEFNNAYRTQFTSHGFLFAGTSPDGELVEVIEIPDHPWFVAVQYHPEFKSKPTAAQPLFAGFIAAAVDHRVARREKKRAEQADQSPGESSPASSGS
- a CDS encoding DUF1844 domain-containing protein, whose product is MSEEKKIIIDEDWKSQVEAEKAAAKSTKPEESPPADEQAFPTDPPMPPASFTILISTLATEAMMALGQMPHPVTGEVMSRPNQAKYLIDTIGMLKEKTAGNVTAEETSGVEELLHSLRMAYVSMPKPANESNAANS